In the Flavobacterium pallidum genome, one interval contains:
- a CDS encoding response regulator transcription factor: MNILIVEDHRELAQELGDYLTGMGYLCKHVSDCADALEEVAVNSYDVMLLDLGLPDGDGLEVLRSIRKSASKIAVIILTARGELDDRVSGLQLGADDYLTKPFALPELGARLNAIVRRMHGFAANEIPVHGFKVQLEDFKVTFDGLPVPLTKKEFQIFRYLVLNKNRVITRLQLTEHIWGDVLEINSDSNFIDVHVRNLRNKLDKHTDIDWFETVRNVGYRINE; this comes from the coding sequence ATGAACATCCTCATTGTGGAAGACCACCGCGAACTCGCACAGGAACTCGGAGATTATCTTACGGGAATGGGTTATTTGTGCAAACACGTCAGTGATTGTGCTGATGCGCTGGAGGAAGTTGCGGTGAATTCCTATGATGTGATGCTTTTGGATTTAGGGCTTCCGGACGGAGATGGCCTTGAAGTGCTGCGCAGTATCCGTAAAAGCGCTTCTAAAATTGCGGTCATCATTTTGACGGCAAGAGGCGAACTGGATGACCGGGTGAGCGGATTGCAGCTTGGCGCTGACGATTACCTGACAAAGCCATTTGCACTGCCTGAGCTTGGAGCACGGCTCAATGCGATTGTACGCAGGATGCATGGCTTTGCTGCGAATGAAATTCCGGTACACGGATTTAAGGTGCAGCTTGAGGATTTTAAAGTGACTTTTGACGGCCTGCCGGTGCCATTGACAAAAAAGGAATTCCAGATATTCCGTTATCTGGTATTGAATAAAAACCGTGTGATTACGAGGCTTCAGTTGACCGAGCATATCTGGGGTGATGTTTTGGAAATCAACTCGGACTCAAATTTCATCGATGTGCATGTGCGGAACCTACGCAACAAACTCGATAAGCATACCGATATTGACTGGTTTGAAACCGTACGCAACGTGGGTTACCGCATCAATGAATAG
- the polA gene encoding DNA polymerase I — translation MSQKRLFLLDAYALIFRGYYALIKNPRINSKGMDTSAILGFMNSLIDVIKREKPDHLAVAFDKGGSHVRTEMFTAYKANRDETPEAIRIAIPYIQQLLKAMHIPILELEGCEADDLIGTIAKQAANQNYQVFMVTPDKDFAQLVSENIFMYKPARLGNGIEIWGIPEVLDRFEIERPEQVIDFLGMMGDAVDNIPGLPGVGEVTAKKFLKEFGSMENLLENTDKLKGKMKENIEANKALGLLSKQLATILCDCDVTFNEDDYELSKPDADKVEEIFRELEFRRLAEQFNSLFFSDQKNYSNIETQGLPPTKTIVKTDQFDLFSTQESADDASGQINSYYKTLENTDHHYQLAETDMAIKFLIQNLLKQTAVSFDTETTGIDALNAELVGLSFAWEKGKGFYVPVPENREAAQALVDKFAPFWDSESIEKIGQNLKYDLKVLSNYGVTVKGKLFDTMIAHYLINPDMRHNMDVLSETYLQYSPKSIEELIGKKGKNQKSMRDVALEDIKEYAAEDADVTFQLKEHFAPVLDKTETRKLFEELEIPLVPVLAAMETEGVRLDTDFLKAMSVEMDNDIKIFENRIYETAGEKFNLASPKQLGEVLFDKMKIGEGKQKKTKTGQYATGEEVLSYLALSSPFVQDILDWRQLVKLQSTYVTALPTQVCQRTGRVHTDYMQAVAATGRLSSNNPNLQNIPIRTERGRQIRKAFVPRDENYTLVSADYSQIELRIIAALSGEENMIRSFQNGEDIHAATASKVFNVVLDEVTREQRSHAKTVNFGIIYGVSAFGLSNQTSLTRSESKDLIDAYYQTYPRLRNFISEQIEIAREQGFVQTILGRRRYLKDINSANAIVRGAAERNAVNAPIQGSAADIIKIAMINIHKKLVSENWKSKMLLQVHDELVFDVHNSELEKIQPMIKYEMENAYKLDVPLEVDLGMGQNWLEAH, via the coding sequence ATGTCACAAAAACGCCTTTTCCTGCTTGATGCCTACGCGCTGATTTTCCGCGGCTATTATGCGCTGATCAAAAACCCCAGAATTAATTCAAAAGGAATGGACACATCCGCCATTCTTGGGTTTATGAATTCCCTGATCGATGTTATTAAAAGGGAAAAGCCGGACCATCTTGCCGTAGCGTTTGACAAAGGCGGCAGCCACGTGCGGACCGAAATGTTTACCGCCTATAAAGCGAATCGTGACGAAACCCCGGAAGCCATCCGCATTGCGATTCCATACATCCAGCAGTTGCTTAAAGCGATGCACATCCCGATTTTGGAACTGGAAGGCTGCGAAGCCGATGACCTGATCGGTACCATTGCCAAACAGGCAGCAAACCAGAATTACCAGGTTTTTATGGTCACACCCGATAAGGATTTTGCACAATTGGTTTCCGAAAATATTTTTATGTACAAGCCTGCGCGTCTTGGCAATGGCATTGAAATCTGGGGTATTCCCGAAGTGCTTGACCGTTTTGAGATCGAGCGCCCGGAACAGGTGATTGATTTCCTTGGGATGATGGGCGATGCTGTAGACAACATCCCCGGTCTTCCCGGCGTGGGTGAAGTGACCGCGAAAAAATTCCTGAAGGAATTCGGTTCCATGGAAAATCTACTGGAAAATACAGACAAGCTTAAGGGGAAGATGAAAGAAAACATCGAAGCCAATAAAGCGCTTGGCTTACTGTCAAAACAATTGGCGACGATTTTATGCGATTGCGATGTCACTTTCAATGAAGACGATTACGAATTGTCAAAACCGGATGCCGATAAGGTTGAGGAAATTTTCCGCGAACTCGAATTCCGGAGGTTGGCAGAGCAGTTCAACAGCCTGTTTTTCAGCGACCAGAAAAACTATTCCAATATTGAAACGCAGGGACTGCCTCCTACGAAAACCATTGTTAAAACCGATCAGTTCGATTTGTTTTCAACCCAGGAAAGTGCAGACGACGCTTCAGGACAGATCAACAGTTATTATAAAACCCTCGAAAACACGGACCACCATTATCAATTGGCAGAAACTGATATGGCGATAAAATTCCTGATCCAAAACCTGCTGAAGCAAACCGCCGTCAGTTTTGATACCGAAACTACCGGGATTGACGCGTTGAACGCCGAACTCGTCGGATTGTCATTTGCATGGGAAAAAGGAAAAGGGTTTTATGTCCCGGTTCCTGAAAACCGCGAAGCGGCACAGGCTTTGGTGGATAAATTCGCACCGTTCTGGGATTCAGAATCGATTGAAAAGATCGGGCAGAATTTAAAATATGACTTAAAGGTGCTGTCCAATTACGGCGTAACGGTCAAAGGAAAACTGTTTGACACCATGATTGCGCACTACCTGATCAATCCGGACATGCGCCATAATATGGATGTATTGTCTGAAACGTATTTGCAATACTCCCCGAAATCCATCGAAGAGCTGATTGGCAAGAAAGGCAAGAACCAGAAATCGATGCGCGATGTTGCTTTGGAAGACATCAAGGAATACGCCGCTGAAGATGCCGATGTCACATTCCAGCTGAAAGAACATTTCGCCCCAGTTTTAGATAAAACCGAAACCCGTAAACTGTTTGAGGAACTCGAAATTCCACTGGTGCCTGTTTTAGCCGCCATGGAAACCGAAGGCGTGCGCCTCGATACTGATTTCCTGAAAGCCATGTCTGTTGAAATGGATAACGATATCAAAATATTCGAAAACCGGATTTATGAAACCGCAGGTGAGAAATTCAACCTCGCATCCCCGAAACAATTGGGCGAAGTCCTTTTTGACAAAATGAAAATCGGCGAAGGCAAACAGAAGAAAACCAAAACCGGTCAATATGCCACTGGTGAAGAAGTGCTTTCGTATCTGGCGCTTTCAAGCCCTTTTGTACAGGACATCCTGGACTGGCGCCAACTCGTGAAACTACAAAGCACCTATGTCACCGCATTGCCTACGCAGGTTTGCCAAAGGACCGGACGTGTCCACACCGATTATATGCAGGCCGTAGCAGCAACAGGACGTTTGAGCTCCAATAATCCGAACCTGCAGAACATCCCAATCCGTACGGAAAGAGGCCGCCAGATCCGGAAGGCTTTTGTGCCCAGGGATGAAAATTACACCCTGGTTTCCGCGGATTATTCTCAGATCGAATTGCGGATTATTGCAGCCTTAAGCGGTGAGGAAAACATGATCCGTTCGTTCCAGAACGGCGAGGACATCCACGCGGCGACCGCTTCAAAGGTATTCAATGTCGTTTTGGATGAAGTGACCCGGGAGCAGCGAAGCCACGCCAAAACGGTAAACTTCGGGATTATTTACGGCGTATCCGCTTTTGGATTGAGCAACCAGACGTCGTTGACACGCAGTGAATCCAAAGACCTCATCGATGCCTACTACCAGACTTATCCAAGGCTTCGCAATTTCATCAGCGAGCAAATTGAAATCGCACGCGAGCAGGGATTCGTGCAAACGATTTTAGGCCGCCGACGTTACCTGAAAGACATCAATTCAGCCAATGCGATCGTTCGTGGCGCTGCCGAGCGGAATGCGGTGAATGCGCCTATCCAGGGAAGCGCCGCCGACATCATCAAGATTGCGATGATCAACATCCATAAAAAACTGGTTTCGGAAAACTGGAAAAGCAAGATGCTGCTGCAGGTACATGATGAATTGGTGTTTGATGTCCACAATTCAGAACTCGAAAAAATCCAGCCCATGATCAAATACGAAATGGAAAATGCTTATAAGCTTGATGTCCCATTAGAAGTGGATCTCGGAATGGGGCAGAATTGGCTTGAAGCGCATTAA